The Sesamum indicum cultivar Zhongzhi No. 13 linkage group LG6, S_indicum_v1.0, whole genome shotgun sequence genome has a segment encoding these proteins:
- the LOC105165024 gene encoding flotillin-like protein 4, whose protein sequence is MYRVASASEYLVITGVGISDIKIAKKAWILPGQSYTVFDVSPVNYTFEVQAMSAEKLPFVLPAVFTIGPRVDDESSLLKYAKLISPHDKLSHHVKELVQGIIEGETRVLAASMTMEEIFRGTKEFKQEVFEKVQLELNQFGLLIYNANVKQLVDVPGHEYFSYLGQKTQMEAANQARVDVAEARMKGEIGAKLREGQTLQNAAKIDAETKIISTQRQGDGKKEEIKVRTEVKVYENEKEAEVAEANSELAKKKAGWAKEAQVAEVEANKAVALREAELQRQVEQMNALTQTEKLKAEFLSKASVEYETKVQEANWELYKKQKAAEAYLYEKEKEAAAQKAGAEAAFYGRKQIVDGELYAKKKEAEGLIAVAEAQATYIRTLLEALGGNYGALRDYLMISGGMYQEIAKINAEAVRGLQPKISIWTTTGEQESGAGAMKEVAGVYKMLPPLFQTVQEQTGMLPPTWMAKLPNHEN, encoded by the exons ATGTACAGAGTTGCGAGCGCATCGGAGTACCTTGTGATCACCGGCGTTGGGATCTCTGATATCAAAATCGCAAAGAAAGCATGGATTCTTCCTGGCCAATCCTACACCGTGTTTGACGTCTCCCCAGTGAACTACACCTTTGAGGTGCAGGCCATGAGCGCCGAGAAGCTCCCTTTTGTCCTTCCTGCCGTCTTCACCATCGGCCCTCGTGTCGATGACGAGTCTAGCCTCCTCAAGTACGCCAAGCTCATCTCCCCTCACGACAAGCTCTCTCACCACGTTAAAGAACTCGTTCAGGGCATCATCGAAGGGGAGACTAGAGTTTTGGCGGCTTCCATGACCATGGAGGAGATTTTCAGAGGGACCAAAGAGTTTAAGCAGGAAGTGTTTGAGAAAGTCCAGCTTGAGTTGAACCAGTTTGGGCTGTTGATCTACAACGCAAATGTTAAGCAGCTGGTTGACGTGCCGGGGCACGAGTATTTCTCATATTTGGGCCAGAAAACTCAGATGGAAGCCGCCAATCAGGCCAGAGTCGATGTTGCAGAGGCCAGGATGAAGGGAGAGATTGGTGCAAAGCTGAGGGAAGGGCAGACTCTTCAAAATGCAGCCAAAATCGACGCGGAGACGAAGATCATATCCACCCAGAGGCAGGGAGAtggaaagaaagaggaaataaAGGTAAGGACAGAGGTAAAGGTGTATGAGAATGAGAAGGAGGCGGAGGTGGCTGAGGCCAACTCTGAGCTGGCTAAAAAGAAGGCGGGGTGGGCTAAGGAGGCGCAGGTGGCGGAGGTGGAGGCTAATAAGGCGGTGGCTTTGAGGGAAGCTGAGCTGCAGAGGCAGGTGGAGCAGATGAATGCGTTGACGCAGACAGAGAAGCTTAAGGCTGAATTTTTGAGCAAAGCTAGCGTTGAGTATGAGACAAAG gTGCAAGAGGCGAATTGGGAGCTttacaagaaacaaaaagctGCGGAAGCATACCTGTAcgaaaaggagaaagaggcAGCAGCTCAGAAAGCGGGAGCAGAGGCTGCTTTTTACGGGCGGAAACAGATAGTTGATGGAGAATTGTATGCGAAGAAGAAGGAAGCGGAAGGGCTGATAGCGGTGGCAGAAGCTCAGGCTACATACATACGCACACTTCTTGAAGCATTGGGAGGAAACTATGGGGCTCTGAGGGACTACTTGATGATCAGTGGTGGGATGTATCAAGAAATAGCCAAGATCAATGCTGAGGCTGTGCGTGGGCTGCAGCCCAAGATCAGCATTTGGACAACAACTGGTGAGCAAGAGAGTGGTGCAGGTGCAATGAAAGAAGTAGCAGGGGTTTACAAGATGCTACCGCCGCTATTCCAGACTGTGCAGGAGCAAACTGGGATGCTGCCCCCAACATGGATGGCCAAATTGCCTAATCATGAGAATTGA
- the LOC105164544 gene encoding 40S ribosomal protein S11, translating into MAEQTEKAFLKQPKVFLCSKKSGKGKAPGKGGNRYWKSIGLGFKTPREAIEGTYIDKKCPFTGSVSIRGRILAGTCHSAKMMRTIVVRRNYLHWVKKYQRYEKRHSNIPAHISPCFRVKEGDHVIIGQCRPLSKTVRFNVLKVIPAGSSGRGKKAFTGM; encoded by the exons ATGGCGGAACAG ACTGAGAAGGCGTTCTTGAAGCAGCCTAAGGTGTTCCTTTG CTCCAAGAAATCGGGGAAGGGTAAGGCTCCTGGAAAGGGAGGGAACCGGTACTGGAAGAGCATTGGGTTAGGATTCAAAACACCACGCGAGGCCATTGAAG GCACATACATCGACAAGAAATGCCCATTCACTGGGAGTGTGTCCATTAGAGGCCGTATCCTTGCCGGGACCTGCCACAGTGCAAAGATGATGAGGACGATCGTAGTTAGGCGGAACTACCTGCATTGGGTGAAGAAATACCAGAG ATATGAGAAGAGGCATTCAAATATTCCTGCACATATATCCCCATGCTTCCGTGTGAAGGAAGGTGACCATGTCATCATTGGCCAGTGCAG GCCCTTGTCAAAAACTGTGAGGTTTAATGTTCTTAAGGTGATACCAGCTGGTTCTTCTGGTCGTGGAAAGAAGGCTTTTACAGGGATGTGA
- the LOC105164545 gene encoding uncharacterized protein LOC105164545 isoform X1, whose protein sequence is MGSNGGEHIKVSGNDAAECSETTVEIKIKTLDSQTFTLRVDKRVPIPELKDKIASVTGVLSEQQRLICRGKVLKDDQLLSAYHVEDGHTLHLVVRQPVPPTPESSSDHPGDTTASAGNNPGNRVGPGMVVGTFNISEPGDGAFPDLNRIVSAVLNSFGVTRFGSATESIDLNQPPSERLATALGLSGLRTSGSLHSDQATSTAGPVEPLQPPVIPDSLTTLLQYLSHLRREFFASAGGQNANSRNVGGPGSNGNVVEAAPCSSDSRGLLTPEFLAEVILSTRQLLVEQATECLLELAGQLDRHASVADALERSRIQSNAIRSGALFQNLGALLLELGRAIMTLRMGQTPADALVNAGPSVFISSAGPNPIMVQPLPFQPGASFGSVPVGTVQHGSGLPGGSVTPSFLPRNIDIRIRTGSVFPRREPTGSQPQGQGAPVSSNTVESGEREAAGLDSSSHNREPQLRAIPIRTFIGPASVGRGSDSSRGSIGILYPVMARVQHVTSTNPNGIRASQLSDQHHVPDVNSEQSTPDSTTQQQNTGILGGNGNSTSPAEVPSDRGFPAQVQSGLEQLLRTIFPGEHSPSDNANPTGSVPSHSEAAQVDTSQEAAPIVSDEAMFLSNILRQVMPIISENTGAAQDMPSAEGANSVDTRADDEGASSRRRGSPQSQQKNSKRQRRE, encoded by the exons ATGGGAAGTAATGGTGGTGAGCACATAAAGGTATCTGGAAATGATGCAGCTGAATGTTCTGAAACAACCGTTGAGATCAAGATCAAGACATTAGATTCTCAAACTTTCACATTGCGAGTGGATAAACGT GTGCCTATTCCTGAACTAAAGGATAAGATTGCTTCGGTTACTGGCGTCCTCTCTGAGCAACAACGCCTAATATGCCGTGGAAAAGTCTTGAAGGATGACCAGCTTCTCTCAGCTTACC ATGTGGAAGATGGTCATACCCTGCACCTGGTTGTGAGACAACCAGTACCTCCAACACCCGAGAGCTCATCTGATCATCCAG GTGATACGACAGCAAGTGCCGGAAATAATCCTGGTAATCGTGTTGGTCCTGGTATGGTGGTTGGTACCTTTAATATTTCAGAGCCTGGAGATGGAGCTTTTCCTGATCTCAATCGG ATTGTTTCAGCTGTACTTAATTCTTTTGGAGTCACAAGGTTTGGAAGTGCCACTGAAAGTATTGATCTCAAT CAACCTCCTTCAGAACGTCTGGCGACGGCGTTGGGCCTCAGTGGTCTGAGAACTTCTGGCAGTCTACATTCTGATCAAGCAACTTCAACCGCTGGCCCTGTGGAACCTCTGCAGCCACCG GTTATACCCGATTCATTGACTACTCTGTTGCAGTACTTGAGCCACTTGAGGCGAGAATTTTTTGCCAGTG CTGGAGGACAAAAtgcaaattcaagaaatgttGGTGGCCCTGGGAGCAACGGAAATGTTGTAGAAGCTGCTCCCTGTTCTAGTGATTCCAGAGGGCTTCTGACGCCTGAATTCTTGGCAGAGGTGATATTGTCTACTAGGCAACTGCTTGTTGAACAGGCCACTGAATGTTTGTTG GAACTTGCAGGACAACTGGATCGCCATGCTAGCGTGGCTGATGCATTGGAGCGGTCAAGAATTCAATCTAATGCTATAAGATCAGGAgctctttttcaaaatttgggtGCTCTGTTGCTTGAGCTTGGTAGAGCAATAATGACCTTACGGATGGGTCAAACTCCG GCTGATGCATTGGTGAATGCTGGACCCTCGGTCTTCATATCCTCAGCGGGGCCCAATCCTATAATGGTTCAG CCATTGCCTTTCCAACCAGGAGCGAGTTTTGGTTCAGTTCCTGTTGGAACTGTTCAACATGGCTCTGGTTTACCTGGTGGATCTGTTACTCCAAGTTTTCTCCCAAGAAATATTGACATCAGAATTCGAACAG GTTCGGTATTTCCTCGGAGAGAGCCAACTGGTTCACAGCCTCAAGGGCAAGGTGCTCCAGTGTCATCCAATACTGTAGAATCTGGTGAGCGAGAAGCTGCAGGGCTTGATTCAAGTTCACATAATAGGGAACCCCAATTACGGGCCATTCCTATAAGAACTTTCATCGGTCCTGCATCTGTTGGGCGTGGTTCGGATTCATCTCGTGGTTCAATAGGGATTTTATACCCAGTTATGGCAAGAGTTCAACATGTAACTTCAACAAATCCTAATGGTATAAGAGCTTCTCAATTATCTGATCAACATCATGTTCCTGATGTTAACTCTGAACAATCTACTCCTGATTCTACAACTCAACAGCAAAACACTGGAATTCTCGGGGGGAATG GCAACAGTACTTCACCTGCTGAAGTGCCTAGCGATCGAGGATTCCCTGCTCAGGTACAAAGTGGACTGGAGCAGCTGCTAAGGACAATATTTCCAGGGGAGCATTCTCCCAGTGACAACGCCAACCCCACAGGTTCAGTTCCAAGTCATTCTGAAGCAGCTCAAGTTGATACTTCTCAGGAAGCAGCACCTATTGTTAGTGATGAAGCAATGTTTTTATCCAATATACTACGTCAAGTAATGCCCATCATCTCGGAGAACACTGGAGCTGCGCAAGATATGCCGTCAGCCGAAGGAGCAAATTCTGTTGATACACGG GCTGATGACGAGGGTGCATCTTCAAGGCGTCGGGGCAGCCCTCAGTCGcagcaaaaaaattcaaaacgcCAGAGG AGGGAATGA
- the LOC105164545 gene encoding uncharacterized protein LOC105164545 isoform X2 has protein sequence MGSNGGEHIKVSGNDAAECSETTVEIKIKTLDSQTFTLRVDKRVPIPELKDKIASVTGVLSEQQRLICRGKVLKDDQLLSAYHVEDGHTLHLVVRQPVPPTPESSSDHPGDTTASAGNNPGNRVGPGMVVGTFNISEPGDGAFPDLNRIVSAVLNSFGVTRFGSATESIDLNQPPSERLATALGLSGLRTSGSLHSDQATSTAGPVEPLQPPVIPDSLTTLLQYLSHLRREFFASAGGQNANSRNVGGPGSNGNVVEAAPCSSDSRGLLTPEFLAEVILSTRQLLVEQATECLLELAGQLDRHASVADALERSRIQSNAIRSGALFQNLGALLLELGRAIMTLRMGQTPADALVNAGPSVFISSAGPNPIMVQPLPFQPGASFGSVPVGTVQHGSGLPGGSVTPSFLPRNIDIRIRTGSVFPRREPTGSQPQGQGAPVSSNTVESGEREAAGLDSSSHNREPQLRAIPIRTFIGPASVGRGSDSSRGSIGILYPVMARVQHVTSTNPNAKHWNSRGEWQQYFTC, from the exons ATGGGAAGTAATGGTGGTGAGCACATAAAGGTATCTGGAAATGATGCAGCTGAATGTTCTGAAACAACCGTTGAGATCAAGATCAAGACATTAGATTCTCAAACTTTCACATTGCGAGTGGATAAACGT GTGCCTATTCCTGAACTAAAGGATAAGATTGCTTCGGTTACTGGCGTCCTCTCTGAGCAACAACGCCTAATATGCCGTGGAAAAGTCTTGAAGGATGACCAGCTTCTCTCAGCTTACC ATGTGGAAGATGGTCATACCCTGCACCTGGTTGTGAGACAACCAGTACCTCCAACACCCGAGAGCTCATCTGATCATCCAG GTGATACGACAGCAAGTGCCGGAAATAATCCTGGTAATCGTGTTGGTCCTGGTATGGTGGTTGGTACCTTTAATATTTCAGAGCCTGGAGATGGAGCTTTTCCTGATCTCAATCGG ATTGTTTCAGCTGTACTTAATTCTTTTGGAGTCACAAGGTTTGGAAGTGCCACTGAAAGTATTGATCTCAAT CAACCTCCTTCAGAACGTCTGGCGACGGCGTTGGGCCTCAGTGGTCTGAGAACTTCTGGCAGTCTACATTCTGATCAAGCAACTTCAACCGCTGGCCCTGTGGAACCTCTGCAGCCACCG GTTATACCCGATTCATTGACTACTCTGTTGCAGTACTTGAGCCACTTGAGGCGAGAATTTTTTGCCAGTG CTGGAGGACAAAAtgcaaattcaagaaatgttGGTGGCCCTGGGAGCAACGGAAATGTTGTAGAAGCTGCTCCCTGTTCTAGTGATTCCAGAGGGCTTCTGACGCCTGAATTCTTGGCAGAGGTGATATTGTCTACTAGGCAACTGCTTGTTGAACAGGCCACTGAATGTTTGTTG GAACTTGCAGGACAACTGGATCGCCATGCTAGCGTGGCTGATGCATTGGAGCGGTCAAGAATTCAATCTAATGCTATAAGATCAGGAgctctttttcaaaatttgggtGCTCTGTTGCTTGAGCTTGGTAGAGCAATAATGACCTTACGGATGGGTCAAACTCCG GCTGATGCATTGGTGAATGCTGGACCCTCGGTCTTCATATCCTCAGCGGGGCCCAATCCTATAATGGTTCAG CCATTGCCTTTCCAACCAGGAGCGAGTTTTGGTTCAGTTCCTGTTGGAACTGTTCAACATGGCTCTGGTTTACCTGGTGGATCTGTTACTCCAAGTTTTCTCCCAAGAAATATTGACATCAGAATTCGAACAG GTTCGGTATTTCCTCGGAGAGAGCCAACTGGTTCACAGCCTCAAGGGCAAGGTGCTCCAGTGTCATCCAATACTGTAGAATCTGGTGAGCGAGAAGCTGCAGGGCTTGATTCAAGTTCACATAATAGGGAACCCCAATTACGGGCCATTCCTATAAGAACTTTCATCGGTCCTGCATCTGTTGGGCGTGGTTCGGATTCATCTCGTGGTTCAATAGGGATTTTATACCCAGTTATGGCAAGAGTTCAACATGTAACTTCAACAAATCCTAATG CAAAACACTGGAATTCTCGGGGGGAATG GCAACAGTACTTCACCTGCTGA
- the LOC105164546 gene encoding uncharacterized protein LOC105164546: MLLCFNFKFLLFSTFLLLSSIPFSLSGELHGGDDGNSSGPVLVLVLSSRTERLLADNSSDQLLFNSTDLLLASKRTYRKDPLNHFLKYSGGWNISNRHYWASVAYTGVPFFVIGALWFLIFGFALTLICLCYCCCPREPYGYSRIAYALSLILLTFFTIAAIVGCIVLYTGQAKFHSSTTSTLDYVVSQADTTSENLRNVSGYLSAAKQINVDQVILPSNVQTDIDRIQNRINSSATTLSSKTEDNSQKIKNLIESVRLALIILSAVMLLLTFLGFVFSIFGMQVFVYILVIAGWILVTGTFLLCGIFLLLHNVTGDTCVAMDQWVQHPTAHTALDDILPCVDNATAQETLTKSKEVTSQLVNLMNTVITTISNNNFAPNMAPFYYNQSGPRVPNICNPFNADLSDRACAPGEVELNNATQVWKGYVCEASGSGICATTGRLTPGIYGQMAAGVNVSYGLYRYGPFLVNLEDCSFVRKTFSDIHARYCPGLRKYSRWIYSGLVMVATAVMVSLVFWVIYGRERRHRVYTKEHMPRGVEGDKHN, encoded by the exons ATGCTGCTGTGTTTCAACTTCAAGTTTCTCCTCTTTTCCacttttctgcttctttcttcCATTCCCTTTTCACTTTCAGGGGAATTACATGGTGGTGATGATGGCAATAGTAGTGGGCCGGTATTGGTATTGGTTTTGTCAAGTAGAACAGAAAGGTTGCTTGCTGATAATTCAAGTGACCAACTCTTGTTCAACTCAACTGATTTGCTCTTGGCTTCCAAGAGAACTTACAGGAAAGACCCTCTCAATCATTTTCTTAAGTACTCCGGAGGTTGGAACATCAGCAATCGCCATTACTGGGCT TCCGTAGCTTACACTGGTGTTCCCTTTTTTGTTATTGGGGCACTCTGGTTTCTCATCTTCGGCTTTGCTTTGACTCTCATCTGTCTCTGCTACTGTTGCTGCCCAAGGGAGCCTTATGGCTATTCTCGAATTGCTTATGCCCTCTCTCTCATCCTCCTCACATTTTTCACCATTGCTGCAAt TGTTGGATGTATTGTCTTGTACACTGGCCAGGCAAAGTTTCATAGCAGTACTACGAGCACTTTGGACTATGTTGTGAGTCAAGCAGATACCACATCCGAGAATCTTAGAAATGTGTCAGGATATCTTTCTGCAGCGAAGCAAATTAATGTGGATCAAGTGATTCTGCCTTCTAATGTCCAAACAGACATCGATCGGATTCAAAACAGGATAAACTCTTCAGCTACCACACTGTCCAGTAAAACTGAAGataattcacaaaaaatcaagaatctaATTGAATCAGT GAGATTGGCTCTTATCATACTCTCTGCTGTTATGCTTCTGCTAACATTTCTTGGATTTG TGTTTTCAATCTTTGGAATGCAGGTTTTTGTTTACAT CTTGGTTATTGCTGGATGGATTCTTGTGACCGGAACATTCTTGTTGTGTggcatttttcttcttctacaCAA TGTGACTGGAGATACTTGTGTGGCAATGGATCAGTGGGTCCAACATCCAACTGCTCATACAGCTCTAGATGATATACTGCCTTGTGTGGATAACGCAACCGCCCAAGAGACCTTGACAAAAAGCAAGGAAGTAACATCCCAATTGGTGAATTTAATGAATACTGTCATCACTACTATCTCTAACAACAACTTTGCTCCAAACATGGCGCCATTCTACTACAATCAATCTGGTCCACGAGTTCCAAACATTTGCAATCCATTTAATGCGGACCTGAGTGATCGAGCTTGTGCACCTGGTGAAGTGGAGCTGAACAATGCAACACAG GTGTGGAAGGGGTATGTGTGTGAAGCATCGGGAAGTGGCATCTGTGCGACAACAGGGCGTCTGACTCCAGGAATTTATGGTCAGATGGCTGCTGGTGTAAATGTGAGCTACGGGTTGTATCGATATGGTCCATTCCTGGTGAATCTAGAAGATTGTAGTTTTGTGAGAAAAACATTCTCGGATATACATGCAAGATATTGTCCGGGGCTAAGGAAATATAGCCGTTGGATTTATAGTGGGCTGGTGATGGTAGCCACTGCAGTAATGGTGTCTCTGGTGTTTTGGGTGATATATGGACGAGAGAGGAGGCACCGAGTGTATACAAAAGAGCACATGCCGAGAGGTGTAGAAGGAGATAAGCATAATTAG
- the LOC110012150 gene encoding uncharacterized protein LOC110012150 produces the protein MATTSSRRSSAAVLPVSSPFQCSPPPIMASSDPSPFTSPPPTYYSVSSSHSHAFFSQRRSASPTRVALHALSPPPPTPSVRFSIYRSISPRRSIAAPPPPNPLLQRTNASNIPKRTCLCSPTTHPGSFRCALHKNSFGGGARNHSIPYSPNRLNMRRSAMTNSLVRIGTVEGDLVKRALAALIRPSSHQQRRRADFQPRSSRLSVMSRAEDL, from the coding sequence ATGGCTACTACATCTTCTAGAAGGTCCAGCGCAGCTGTTCTACCTGTCTCCTCCCCTTTCCAGTGCTCCCCTCCACCGATTATGGCCTCCTCCGACCCATCCCCTTTCACCTCTCCACCCCCCACATACTACTCTGTTTCTTCCTCTCACTCGCATGCTTTCTTCAGCCAACGCCGTTCAGCCTCTCCCACGCGCGTCGCCCTCCACGCGCTCTCCCCCCCTCCTCCCACCCCCTCCGTTCGTTTCTCTATTTACAGATCCATTTCTCCCCGCCGCTCTATCGCCGCCCCGCCCCCTCCCAACCCCCTCCTTCAGAGGACTAACGCCAGTAATATTCCCAAGAGGACGTGCTTGTGCTCCCCCACTACCCATCCTGGTTCCTTTCGCTGTGCTTTGCATAAAAACAGTTTCGGAGGCGGTGCTCGGAATCACTCCATTCCCTACTCTCCCAACCGCTTGAACATGAGGAGATCGGCGATGACGAATTCTCTGGTCAGGATCGGTACGGTTGAAGGAGATTTGGTGAAGCGAGCTTTAGCAGCTCTGATTCGTCCCTCGTCGCATCAGCAGCGCCGTCGAGCCGACTTCCAGCCTCGATCCAGCCGTCTTTCAGTCATGTCCAGAGCCGAGGATCTCTGA
- the LOC105164547 gene encoding calcium uptake protein, mitochondrial isoform X1, which yields MPFSSALPLRLRRSCSFPSVVQPFYFRLLSTAPPPPPPPQSPHIHNSSYDNAKSNFLRWISAGVIATSTLALSLYSSSLNSQYVSFADWSTPTTPAAALSPSSPHNQNDQSNFLFGEAYRRKVFFNYEKRIRMRSPPEKVFEYFASVRGDDGEIFMTPADLMRALVPVFPPSESHLVRDGYLRGERSPGELRCSPSQFFMLFDTNNDGLISFKEYLFFVTLLSIPESSFSIAFKMFDIDCNGEIDRDEFKKVMNLMRAHNRQGAVHSDGLRAGHKLGGSIENGGLLEYFFGGDGKKLLHHDKFAQFLRDLHDEMVRLEFAHYDYMLRGTISAKDFALSMVASADLKHLNKLLDRVDDLDNQPHLHNIRITPEEFKNFAELRRKLQPFSLALFSFGQINGLLTRKDLQRAADQVCGISLTDNVLDIIFHVFDANRDGSLSSDEFVRVLHKRERDIAQPTEAGVLSFLSCCWHCSSAHSLTRLLS from the exons ATGCCGTTTTCTTCAGCTCTACCACTACGACTACGACGATCCTGTTCCTTCCCCTCCGTCGTCCAACCATTCTACTTCCGCCTCCTCTCCACCgcaccacctccacctccacctcctcaATCTCCCCATATCCACAACTCTTCTTATGACAACgcaaaatccaattttctaaGATGGATTTCGGCCGGTGTAATTGCCACCTCTACCCTTGCCCTTTCCCTCTACTCATCTTCTCTTAATTCCCAATATGTATCCTTCGCTGACTGGTCAACGCCCACCACCCCCGCCGCCGCTCTTTCACCCTCCTCTCCGCATAATCAAAATGATCAATCTAACTTTCTCTTTGGAG AAGCATATAGACGGAAAGTATTCTTTAACTACGAGAAACGCATCAGAATGCGGAGTCCTCCGGAGAAG GTGTTTGAGTATTTTGCATCTGTTCGTGGTGATGATGGAGAAATTTTTATGACACCAGCTGATCTGATGCGAGCACTTGTTCCCGTATTCCCTCCTTCTGAATCGCACCTTGTAAGAGATGGATATCTCAGAGGGGAAAGGAGTCCTGGCGAATTGCGCTGTTCACCATCACAGTTTTTTATGCTCTTTGACACAAATAATGATGGCCTAATATCATTTAAAGA GTACTTATTCTTTGTTACGCTCCTCAGTATACCAGAATCAAGCTTTTCAATAGCATTCAAGATGTTTGACATTGACTGCAACGG GGAAATAGACAGGGATGAATTTAAGAAAGTGATGAATTTGATGCGAGCTCATAATAGGCAAGGGGCTGTCCACAGCGATGGGCTTCGAGCAGGGCACAAGTTGGGTGGTTCAATAGAAAATGGAGGCTTATTGGAGTACTTCTTTGGGGGTGACGGCAAGAAACTTCTCCACCATGATAAATTTGCCCAATTCTTGAGGGATCTTCATGATGAA ATGGTGAGGTTGGAGTTTGCTCATTATGATTACATGCTACGAGGAACCATATCTGCCAAGGATTTCGCACTCTCCATGGTTGCATCTGCTGATTTGAAGCACCTCAATAAGCTGCTTGATCGCGTTGATGATTTAGATAATCAGCCACATCTGCATAATATTCGCATTACACCTGAGGAATTTAAGAATTTTGCTGAGCTGCGAAGAAAGTTGCAACCCTTTTCTCTTGCACTTTTTAGTTTTGGACAGATAAATGGGTTGTTGACAAGGAAGGATTTGCAGCGAGCTGCTGACCAA GTCTGTGGGATCTCTCTCACTGACAATGTGCTTGATATTATCTTCCATGTGTTTGACGCTAATCGGGATGGGAGTTTAAGTTCAGATGAGTTTGTTAGGGTTCTGCACAAACGGGAAAGAGATATTGCTCAACCCACAGAGGCAGGTGTTCTTAGCTTTTTATCGTGCTGTTGGCATTGTTCGAGTGCCCACTCGCTTACTCGGCTGTTATCTTGA
- the LOC105164547 gene encoding calcium uptake protein, mitochondrial isoform X2 encodes MPFSSALPLRLRRSCSFPSVVQPFYFRLLSTAPPPPPPPQSPHIHNSSYDNAKSNFLRWISAGVIATSTLALSLYSSSLNSQYVSFADWSTPTTPAAALSPSSPHNQNDQSNFLFGEAYRRKVFFNYEKRIRMRSPPEKVFEYFASVRGDDGEIFMTPADLMRALVPVFPPSESHLVRDGYLRGERSPGELRCSPSQFFMLFDTNNDGLISFKEYLFFVTLLSIPESSFSIAFKMFDIDCNGEIDRDEFKKVMNLMRAHNRQGAVHSDGLRAGHKLGGSIENGGLLEYFFGGDGKKLLHHDKFAQFLRDLHDEMVRLEFAHYDYMLRGTISAKDFALSMVASADLKHLNKLLDRVDDLDNQPHLHNIRITPEEFKNFAELRRKLQPFSLALFSFGQINGLLTRKDLQRAADQVGALCASIVSSIIS; translated from the exons ATGCCGTTTTCTTCAGCTCTACCACTACGACTACGACGATCCTGTTCCTTCCCCTCCGTCGTCCAACCATTCTACTTCCGCCTCCTCTCCACCgcaccacctccacctccacctcctcaATCTCCCCATATCCACAACTCTTCTTATGACAACgcaaaatccaattttctaaGATGGATTTCGGCCGGTGTAATTGCCACCTCTACCCTTGCCCTTTCCCTCTACTCATCTTCTCTTAATTCCCAATATGTATCCTTCGCTGACTGGTCAACGCCCACCACCCCCGCCGCCGCTCTTTCACCCTCCTCTCCGCATAATCAAAATGATCAATCTAACTTTCTCTTTGGAG AAGCATATAGACGGAAAGTATTCTTTAACTACGAGAAACGCATCAGAATGCGGAGTCCTCCGGAGAAG GTGTTTGAGTATTTTGCATCTGTTCGTGGTGATGATGGAGAAATTTTTATGACACCAGCTGATCTGATGCGAGCACTTGTTCCCGTATTCCCTCCTTCTGAATCGCACCTTGTAAGAGATGGATATCTCAGAGGGGAAAGGAGTCCTGGCGAATTGCGCTGTTCACCATCACAGTTTTTTATGCTCTTTGACACAAATAATGATGGCCTAATATCATTTAAAGA GTACTTATTCTTTGTTACGCTCCTCAGTATACCAGAATCAAGCTTTTCAATAGCATTCAAGATGTTTGACATTGACTGCAACGG GGAAATAGACAGGGATGAATTTAAGAAAGTGATGAATTTGATGCGAGCTCATAATAGGCAAGGGGCTGTCCACAGCGATGGGCTTCGAGCAGGGCACAAGTTGGGTGGTTCAATAGAAAATGGAGGCTTATTGGAGTACTTCTTTGGGGGTGACGGCAAGAAACTTCTCCACCATGATAAATTTGCCCAATTCTTGAGGGATCTTCATGATGAA ATGGTGAGGTTGGAGTTTGCTCATTATGATTACATGCTACGAGGAACCATATCTGCCAAGGATTTCGCACTCTCCATGGTTGCATCTGCTGATTTGAAGCACCTCAATAAGCTGCTTGATCGCGTTGATGATTTAGATAATCAGCCACATCTGCATAATATTCGCATTACACCTGAGGAATTTAAGAATTTTGCTGAGCTGCGAAGAAAGTTGCAACCCTTTTCTCTTGCACTTTTTAGTTTTGGACAGATAAATGGGTTGTTGACAAGGAAGGATTTGCAGCGAGCTGCTGACCAAGTAGGTGCTCTTTGTGCTTCCATTGTTTCCTCTATCA TTTCTTGA